Proteins encoded together in one Cicer arietinum cultivar CDC Frontier isolate Library 1 chromosome 4, Cicar.CDCFrontier_v2.0, whole genome shotgun sequence window:
- the LOC101514026 gene encoding uncharacterized protein — protein sequence MVVWSYPPTARQMAVTGGVFVVGALLFGAGAYLSFINVAPQQARAKERGQAIRNYLRKRLGDD from the coding sequence atggtgGTGTGGTCGTACCCGCCGACGGCAAGACAAATGGCGGTAACCGGCGGGGTCTTTGTGGTCGGTGCTTTGTTATTTGGCGCCGGAGCTTATCTCTCCTTCATTAACGTTGCTCCTCAGCAGGCTCGCGCCAAAGAACGTGGTCAAGCAATTAGAAATTATCTCAGGAAGCGCCTCGGTGATGATTAA